In Nitratireductor mangrovi, the genomic window TGCGGTCTTCCGAGATCGCTTGCAGCCGGGCCAGCATCTTGGCGTCCTCGGTCGTGTAGATGTCGTTGGTGACGACCGCGATCGAGAATTCCTCGCGCATTGCCTTGCACAGTTTTTCGGTCAGCGTCGTCTTTCCGGAGCCGACCGGGCCGCCGATGCCGACGCGAAGCGGGCCGTTTTGCGAGTTCATGCGAAATATCCCTTGAAAATCAGCAACAGGAAGCCGGCGCCGATCGCGAGGCAGAGCGGCGAATAATAGCGCACGTCCAGCGTTGCGAAAGGCTGCTCCGGCGTCAACCGCCGCCATGCCGGCGTGAAGCCGGCGACGCCGCGGCCGAGGAACACCAGCATCGCACCCGCTCCTGCGATCATGGCGAACGCTGAAGGAACAGGCAGCACGACGGCGCCGGCCAGCGAGAGGGCAACCAGCGCGGCAACAAGTAAGGCAGCGACCACGGCGAAGCTCGCCGCTGTCGAAGGCATTCGCTCGATACCCTTGAAGCCGGCGATGGCGCGGGCGCAGGAGCGCTCGTCCTCTCCCGGCCAGACGCCGCCAATGCCCCAATAGGCGTGCAGCGCGGCAATGGCGAACAGAACCGCCGCGAGGGCAAAGGCGATCAGGATCATGAGCGGAAAAGCCTCGTATGCAGCGTCTCGTGCCGCATCGCGGCGATTTCCGACATGAGCGCCACGCCGCCGAGATCGTCAAGCGTCGAGCTGTCGGCGCATTCCGCCACCGCCTCGATCGTCGGTTCGAGTTCGGCCAGCACGGCGACGCCGTCCTTCTGCCCGGTGACGCCGAGACGGATTGCCGCCTGCACCAGATTGGAGGTGAAAGCCTGAAGGTAGGCGGCGAGCACGTCGCGGCTCGCGACGCCGTGGCCGCCGGAGACGGCCCCGACCGCGACCGGATAGGCGCAATCTTCCGGCAGCCGCGCCAGCGTTTCGCAGGGCCAGGCAGCGGCGGCCTGCCGGAACGCCATGCCCTGCAGCATCGTTTCCAAATGCCGTTCCTTCGAGCCGGCGAGCGCCTCGGCCAGTTCGTTCAGTTCGGCGAGGTTGCCGCCGTCGCCTGCCTGTCGCCACGCTTCGCGGCACAGCACGGCGTCGTTCCAGCCCGAGCCTTGGCGCAGCAGCGTCTCGATCCAGTTGCTGAGCGTGACCGGGTTGTTGACCAGTCCGTCATGGACCGCGCTTTCCAGCCCGTGGCTGTAGCTGAACGCGCCGACCGGAAATGCCGGCGACAGCCAGGCGAGCAAACGGACGAGGCCGGTCGTCACCGCTTGGCCGCCGCGGCGAGATCGTCGAGGTCGCCGATCCTCAGGAGGTGCAGTTCACGCACGAGCCGGATGGTCGGCTTCAGGCCGAAAAAGGCGGAGCCGACAACGAAGAACCAGATCGCTGCGGTCTCGATCGCCGGATAGAAGAACAGCACCGATCCGACGAGAAAGAGCAGGGCAGCGCAGAAGTCGACGACGGTGTAGCCGAGTTCGTAGGCGGCCCAGATACGGCGGTGGCGGTCGGAGCGCGACCGGTTGTCGGGATCGAATAGGACCATCTCGTCCGTCCTCGCTCAGGCTTGTGGTTTGCCGTTGTACGGCCGTGGCGCGGCGCACTCAGCCGTGGCCATGTCCGGCGTGATGGGCATGTTCGTGGTCGTCCGAGTGGTCGTGGTGATGCGCGTGAGCGTGGGAGTGACCTTGCCCGGAATAGGCACCGCGCAACGGTGTGAACGGCTCGGAGATGTCGCGCACCGCCGCGCCCAGCCCCTCCAGCATGGTGCGGATGACATGGTCGCGCAGGATCACGATGCGGTCGTCCTCTATCTGCGCGGCGAGGTGGCGATTGCCGATATGCCAGCAGAGTTCGGCCAGATGCAGCCGGTCGCGGCCGCGGACGTCGAAAAGGTCCTCCTCGGCCGCGATGATTTCGGCGTGACGGCCGTCCTCCAGAACCAGCACGTCATGCGCCTCCAGCGCCACCGGTTCGGCAAAGTCGACCAGTACCTTGTCGCCATGGGCAAGGGACACTGCCTTGCGACGCAGATGACGCTCGTCATGCGCAAGCACCGCGACATCGAACGGCAGCGGCCGGCCCGGGTCGGCTGCGACGTTGGCGGCGCGCCGAAATGTGGTCGCCCGCAGCATCAGAAGCTGCCGCCATTGGCCTGCGAGCGCGCTCTTGCCGGGCGCGCCAGCACGCGGTCGAAATAGGCGTTCACGCGGTCCGATTCGACGGCGAACTTGCCGCCGCGCGCCCAACTGCCGATGTCGCCGAGCATCACGTCGACGGCCGAGAAGCGGTCGCCGAGCGCATAGTTGCGGCCATCGAGCCGTCGGTCGAGCGCCTTGATCTCGTTGCCGAAGTCGAAGGCCGTCGCGGGCCCGACATCGACCCGGAGCTTTTCCGGCAGCAGGAAACGGTGGCGCAGCTTGTTCCACAGCGGTGCCTCCAGCTCCGACTGGATGAAGAACATCCAGCTGTCCATCTCGGCGCGACCGGCGAGTCCGGGCTCGGGACCCATGCCCTTGTCGGCGTGTTTTTCGGCAAGATAGCAGCAGATCGCAGCGGAATCGGTGATGACGAGATCGCCGTCGATCAGCATCGGCACCTTGCCCGACGGATTGAGCGCATAGGCCTCCGGCGAGCGGATCTTGACCTCGGAGAACTCGTAGGGTTCGCCAAGCTCTTCCAGCATCCACAGGACGCGGCTGACCCTCGACCCGCGCGATCCGACCGCCTTGTACATTCGCACACTCCCCGACTGTTAGCCGTCCGCTCCCGCCTCAACTCGGCGTGTCGAACAGGCGCCAGATCCACGATATCTGGTAGACGAGCGTGAAGGCAACGAAGGCGACGTGGAAACGCCGGTTTGTGGTGGCGATCGCCACCAGGCAAAGCGACGCGAAGACGATGGTGCGGACCAGATATTCGTGGCCGAATCGGGCGAAATGCGCCTCGCCCTTGATCAGCGTGTCGACGACGTCGAACAGATACGTCGCACCAAGCAGCCCGAAAAACCATGCCCGCCGCGCAAAGAAGAACTCCTCGTAGCCGGCGTAGTCCCACATCGAATCCGGGAAGAGCAGCGCGCAGAGCAGGAACAGGAGCACGGCATAGGCGAGGATGAAGAAATAGACGCCGAAGGTCCATTCCTCGATGTGGAACAGGCCGAACTGCCACCACCAGAAATGCACCAGCATCAGCAGCAGCGAGGCGACCCAGGCCAGATGGACCGGATAGAGCGGGTATTGGCGCGGATGCTGCACGATGCGCGCCACCCCGGAGAGCAATCGGGTGACGCCAAGCCCGATCACCATGCCCATGACGATGCGGATATGGGGAAAGATTTCGCCGATGGCGGCCTGCGCCGTTGCGTTCTCGGTCATTGCTCGCGATCGATCATATGCGGAGCGACACCGCTGACTGCAGGATCGCCATCATGCTCCGTAACGGTCGTAGCGCAACCTTGACATTTCGGTGCGAGGTGCGTCACGCGCCGCTGCGGTCGGTGACACCCGGGTTCGCCTTGAGATAGCGCAGCGCCTTGCGGAAATAGGCGGCGGGCCCGCTGCCGAGATGGGAGCGAGCCAGCGCCTGCCAGGCCGGATCGTGGATGACGAACAACGCGAGGGCAAAGGCCCGCTCGGCTGGTGAAAGGTAACCCTGTCGCTTGAAAGACCAACCCTGGGTGCCGGTGGCTGCATCGCTGTACTGCCGGAACTGCGATGCGGTGTTGCAGTTGAAAATCCCGAAACCGAAATTGGTAACGCAAGGTCGGTTGCGAATTCCTCCATGTCCTCGCCGCCCGGCGGACCTTCACCAATCGAAAACAACAGCGGGTGGCACAGTTCGTGAGCAAATGCGGCGATCAGTTCCATCGGATGGTTCACGAGGCTCGGCTCGTAGGTAATGACCATACGCTCGCCGTCGACGGAGAATGTGCCCGCAGGCCCACCGGGCGCATTCTCGACGACCTGCATCGGGCCCAAAATCGCATCCACAGACGCCTCTTGGGCCACGAGTTCGAACTGGCCTGGATCGACACCGAGGTGGCTGGCGACCTGTGTAGAGTAATGCAGCGCGGCCTCGTGTCCATCGCCTGTGGCAACGGAGAAGAACGCGGCAGTGGGCAGAACCAGTTCGCGGTCGCTTTGCAGGCCCGTGCCGGGAAACTTTTCGGATAGCCAATGCCAGCACGCCAGCAGCCATTCCTCGTCATCCGGTTCCAGCAGTGACCGCGTGCGCCAGAACCAGGCCATGGCTAAAACAGAAAATACCGCTGCGCCATCGGCAGCACCGTCGCCGGCTCGCAGGTCAGAAGCTCGCCGTTGGCGCGCACCTCGTAGGTCTCCGGGTCGACCTCGACATGCGGCGTGGCGTCGTTGAGCACCATCGCCTTCTTGCCGATGCCGCCGCGCGTATTTGCCACCGCCACCATGTCCTTTTCGACGCCCAGCGCTGCCTTGAGCCCGCGGTCGAGCGCGGCTTTGGAGACGAAGGTGACCGAGGAATTGGTGACCGCCTTGCCGAAGGCGCCGAACATTGGCCGCATGTGGACCGGCTGCGGAGTCGGTATCGAGGCGTTGGGATCGCCCATCGGGGCCGCGGCGATGGAGCCGCCGACCAGCACCATGTCCGGCTTGACGCCGAAGAAGGCCGGGTTCCAGAGCACCAGATCGGCGCGCTTTCCGACTTCGATCGAGCCGATCTCGGCCGCCATGCCCTGCGCGATGGCGGGGTTGATGGTGTATTTGGCGATGTAGCGGCGGACCCGGAAATTGTCGTTGTCGCCGGTTTCCTCGGCGAGGCGGCCGCGCTGGCGCTTCATCTTGTCGGCGGTCTGCCAGGTGCGGATCAGCACCTCGCCGACCCGGCCCATGGCCTGGCTGTCCGACGAGATGATCGAGAAGGCGCCCAAGTCGTGCAGGATATCCTCGGCGGCGATCGTCTCCTTGCGGATACGGCTTTCGGCAAAGGCGATGTCCTCCGGGATCGACGGCGACAGGTGATGGCACACCATCAGCATGTCGAGATGTTCGGCGATGGTGTTGACCGTGTAGGGCCGGGTCGGATTGGTCGAGGACGGGATGACGTTTTGAAGCCCGCAGACCTTGATGATATCGGGTGCGTGACCGCCGCCGGCACCCTCGGTGTGGAAGGCATGGATCGTGCGCCCCTTGAAGGCCTCGACGGTGCTCTCCACGAAGCCGCTCTCGTTGAGCGTGTCGGTGTGGATCATCACCTGCACGTCGTGCTCGTCGGCGACCGTCAGGCAATTGTCGATCGCCGCAGGTGTGGTGCCCCAGTCCTCGTGAAGCTTGAGCGCGCAAGCGCCGCCCAGCACCATCTCGTGGAGCGCCGCCGGTAGCGAGGCATTGCCCTTGCCGGCGAGACCGATATTCATCGGGAAGGCGTCGAAGGACTGGATCATGCGCCCGATATGCCACGGCCCCGGCGTGCAGGTGGTGGCGAGCGTGCCGTGAGCGGGGCCGGTGCCGCCGCCGAGCATGGTGGTGACGCCCGACATCAACGCTTCCTCGATCTGCTGCGGGCAGATGAAGTGGATATGGGCGTCGAAGCCGCCGGCGGTGAGGATGCGGCCCTCGCCGGCAATCGCCTCGGTGCCCGGGCCGACGATGATGGTGACGCCCGGCTGGGTGTCGGGGTTGCCGGCCTTGCCTATCGCCGCGATCCGTCCGTCCCTCAACCCGATATCGGCCTTGTAGATGCCGGTCGCGTCCACAACCAGCGCATTGGTGATGACAGTGTCGACGGCGCCGTCGGCGCGGCTCGCCTGGCCCTGGCCCATGCCGTCGCGCAGGACCTTGCCGCCGCCGAACTTCACCTCTTCGCCGCGGACGGTGAAATCCTTCTCGACCTCCACGAACAGCTCGGTGTCGGCCAGGCGAACCTTGTCGCCGACCGTCGGCCCGAACATCTGCGCATAGGCTGAGCGTGAGATCCTTGCCGGCACGGTCTAGGCCTCCTTTTTTGACCGCCAAGCGGCGGAGCGGTATTCTTGCGGGATGTCCTGGCTGAGCGGGTCGTCGAAGCCGAGAGCTTCGAGTTCGTCGAACCAGCGCTCGCGCTGGCTTTCGGCAAGCTTGGCGCCGCACCACGGACAATGGCGGATGGTCACTGTCGAGGCGCCGCCATCATGGACGATCAGCCCGTATTCGCCGATGACCGGGCTGTAGGCGATCAGCATGTCGGCGCAGGCGAATGGGTCGTCGGCATGCTCGATGCAGTCGTTGGCAATCGCCGCCGTCATGTCGTCGCAGCAATGCGCGACGGCCGGCTCCGCAAAGCTCGCAGGGACGCCGTCAGGGTCCATCCAGAGCACGCGGTAATCCGGGAAAAGCCGCTGCGACATCACATTCTCGACCGATTGGGAACGACAATGGCCGGCGAAACGTTTGCTCTCAGGGGAGAGCACACGGCCGAGACGAGCGAAAGGAAGGGGATTTTTGCATGCTCGAAACGATGGATCGCGACCACCGGCTGCTCCATGCGCTTTTCGGCGCGGTGCTGATCGCGGCGGTCGCGCCCGGCGCGCCGCTTCTGGCGCAGGGGCTTGAGAGCGAGGAGGCGATCGACAAGATCGTCGGCTCCGAGGTGGTCAAGGAGGAAAAGCAGGCATCGGCGGAGCCCGAGCGAATCGTGAGCGCGATCGAAAACACCGCTTCGAACACCCGTGAGGTGCGGCGCAAGTTCAGTCTGGACCGCATCGACATCGTCTTCCTGCCCGACGCGGCCGACGACCAGGCGCCTTCGGAGATCGACGCCAAGCTGGCCGAGCATGAGGACGAGATCGCCGATCTTCGCCGCGAAATCGAGGGCAACGCGATGCTCTACCATGCGATCGATTCCCGCTCGGTCATGATGAGCGACGTTCTCGCCGTCGAGTTCGACGCCGATAACGGCGTGACCATCTTTGCCGCGGCAAAGCCGGTCGAGTAGGTTCGTCTGCCGGGCGGTGCTCTTGGCCACCTACAGCTTCCCCATCACCTGCTGACGGAACCCGTAGACGGCGCGCCCGCCACCGAGCGGCACCAGCGTGACGTCGCGCTCCTGCCCGGGTTCGAAACGCACCGCGGTGCCGGCGGCGATGTCGAGCCGCATGCCACGCGCCTTGTCGCGGTCGAAGCGCAGGGCCGGGTTGGTCTCGAAGAAATGGTAGTGGCTGCCGACCTGCACCGGGCGGTCGCCGCTATTGGCGACCTTCAGAGTGACGGTCGGTGCGCCTGCGTTGAGCTCGATGTCGCCTTCGGCCGTGATGATCTCGCCGGGTATCATCTTTCCCCCCGTCAGGCGCCGAGGGCCAGCAATATCCCGCCCGTGGCGGCCAGGCCGCCGGCGATCCGCGCAACAGTTCGCCCGGAGCGCGCGCCGAAGGCCCGCCCCAGCCATATGCCGAAGCCGATGCCGGCCGCATGCAGGATAGCGGTCGCGAGCGAAAAGCCGAGCGCGTAGATGGTGGCGCCGGCGGCGCCGATCTCACCGCCATGTGCATAGCCGTGGAAGAATGCGAAAAAACCGACCATCGCCATGGCGGCGGGTACCGGGACGCTGAGCGCGACGGCTGCGAGCAGTCCGATCACGATGACCGAGGCGAGGATGACGGGTTCAACGAAGAGCAGCGGCACGCCCGCCATCGCGGCGAGGAAGCCGGCGAACATGGTTCCCACGAACGCCGCCGGCACCTGCCAAAGGGCTTTGCGAGTTGCGAGCAGGCTTGCCCACAGGCCGACGGCGAGCATCGCGAGGATGTGGTCGGTTCCGAAGAGCGGATGCGAGAAGCCGGCCATGAACGACCCGTGCTCGCCGGGGTCGAGATGCGCGAATGCGGGCAAAGTGCTGGCCGCAAGCAGAGCGGCGGCGATAGCGGATTTCCTGATCATCTGTTTCCTCTAGATTTGCCCACGATTGTACCTAGGCGGCCCGGCCGGCCGGAGCGCAGCCCTCGGCCTTCAGGACACGCTTGTCGGAAGGTGGAAACTTTTTCAGCAGGTGCGCCGGCCGGATCGGCCGCGGCGAAAAATTGCCGCCGCAGTTCGGGCACACGCCCGCGAGGACGCCGGTGGCGCAATCCGTGCAAAAGGTGCATTCGAAGGTGCAGATCATCGCGTCCGGTGCGTCGGGCGGCAGACCCTTGTCGCAGCATTCGCAGTTCGGCCTGAGTGCGAGCATCGCTTATGCCTCCTAGCGGATCGGCTCGTGCACGGTGACCAGCTTCACCCCGTCGGGGAAGGTCGCCTCGACCTGCACGTCGTGGATCATCTCGGCCACGCCCTCCATGACCTGCCCGCGCGTCACGACGTGGGCGCCGGCCTCCATCAGGTCGGCAACGGAGCGGCCATCGCGCGCGCCCTCAACGACGAAATCGCTGATCAGCGCTACCGCCTCGGGATGGTTGAGCTTCACCCCGCGCTCCAGCCGCCGGCGCGCCACCTGCGCGGCCATGGCGATCAGCAGCTTGTCTTTTTCCCGCGGCGTCAGATGCATGCGCGTTTCCTAAAGTGACCACAATTTGGGCGCGGCTGCCTGTCCGCTGAGCAGCCCGATCAGCGGCACCAGCCGCTTTCGCAACTCGTAGCCGTCGCCGGCAACCAGCCTCGCAAGAAGCTTGCCATATCCGCCGACCTCCCAGGCCGAGACGCCACCGTCTCCCACGATCGCCCGCGCTTGCGAACAGAGCGCCGGCGCGTCCTCACCCACCAGCAGCACCGTCGCCACCGCGCGGCCGGCATTGGCCGTGGCGCGCCGTGCCAGCGTTTCTTCGACGTCGCCGCCGATGAAAAGGTGTTCTCCATGCACCAGCCGTCCGCCGCACCTGATACGCCAGCGATCGGCCATCGAGGCCTGGCGGACGGTCTCGCCCATGGCGCCGCGGCCGAAGATGGTCGCCTCGACGAACAGGCCGCGTGCCGAAGGCGCCAGGTCGGCGTCGAGCGTGCGGCGCAGCGCGGCGCCATCGAAGAGGATGGTTTCCTGCGGCAACCAGTCGAT contains:
- a CDS encoding urease subunit beta, which translates into the protein MIPGEIITAEGDIELNAGAPTVTLKVANSGDRPVQVGSHYHFFETNPALRFDRDKARGMRLDIAAGTAVRFEPGQERDVTLVPLGGGRAVYGFRQQVMGKL
- a CDS encoding YrhK family protein, producing MVLFDPDNRSRSDRHRRIWAAYELGYTVVDFCAALLFLVGSVLFFYPAIETAAIWFFVVGSAFFGLKPTIRLVRELHLLRIGDLDDLAAAAKR
- the ureE gene encoding urease accessory protein UreE, with the translated sequence MLRATTFRRAANVAADPGRPLPFDVAVLAHDERHLRRKAVSLAHGDKVLVDFAEPVALEAHDVLVLEDGRHAEIIAAEEDLFDVRGRDRLHLAELCWHIGNRHLAAQIEDDRIVILRDHVIRTMLEGLGAAVRDISEPFTPLRGAYSGQGHSHAHAHHHDHSDDHEHAHHAGHGHG
- a CDS encoding DUF6980 family protein, yielding MSQRLFPDYRVLWMDPDGVPASFAEPAVAHCCDDMTAAIANDCIEHADDPFACADMLIAYSPVIGEYGLIVHDGGASTVTIRHCPWCGAKLAESQRERWFDELEALGFDDPLSQDIPQEYRSAAWRSKKEA
- a CDS encoding urease accessory protein UreD; protein product: MEAALDIRHEDKAQRVDARARLVVTHDGRRTRVARLFQEGAAKIRWPRSDTEQLEAVLINTAGGLTGGDQLSWSFDVGSNAALSLTTQACEKLYRASSGSARVAAEITVGDGGRIDWLPQETILFDGAALRRTLDADLAPSARGLFVEATIFGRGAMGETVRQASMADRWRIRCGGRLVHGEHLFIGGDVEETLARRATANAGRAVATVLLVGEDAPALCSQARAIVGDGGVSAWEVGGYGKLLARLVAGDGYELRKRLVPLIGLLSGQAAAPKLWSL
- the ureC gene encoding urease subunit alpha, whose product is MPARISRSAYAQMFGPTVGDKVRLADTELFVEVEKDFTVRGEEVKFGGGKVLRDGMGQGQASRADGAVDTVITNALVVDATGIYKADIGLRDGRIAAIGKAGNPDTQPGVTIIVGPGTEAIAGEGRILTAGGFDAHIHFICPQQIEEALMSGVTTMLGGGTGPAHGTLATTCTPGPWHIGRMIQSFDAFPMNIGLAGKGNASLPAALHEMVLGGACALKLHEDWGTTPAAIDNCLTVADEHDVQVMIHTDTLNESGFVESTVEAFKGRTIHAFHTEGAGGGHAPDIIKVCGLQNVIPSSTNPTRPYTVNTIAEHLDMLMVCHHLSPSIPEDIAFAESRIRKETIAAEDILHDLGAFSIISSDSQAMGRVGEVLIRTWQTADKMKRQRGRLAEETGDNDNFRVRRYIAKYTINPAIAQGMAAEIGSIEVGKRADLVLWNPAFFGVKPDMVLVGGSIAAAPMGDPNASIPTPQPVHMRPMFGAFGKAVTNSSVTFVSKAALDRGLKAALGVEKDMVAVANTRGGIGKKAMVLNDATPHVEVDPETYEVRANGELLTCEPATVLPMAQRYFLF
- a CDS encoding urease accessory protein UreF, producing the protein MTTGLVRLLAWLSPAFPVGAFSYSHGLESAVHDGLVNNPVTLSNWIETLLRQGSGWNDAVLCREAWRQAGDGGNLAELNELAEALAGSKERHLETMLQGMAFRQAAAAWPCETLARLPEDCAYPVAVGAVSGGHGVASRDVLAAYLQAFTSNLVQAAIRLGVTGQKDGVAVLAELEPTIEAVAECADSSTLDDLGGVALMSEIAAMRHETLHTRLFRS
- a CDS encoding HupE/UreJ family protein — its product is MIRKSAIAAALLAASTLPAFAHLDPGEHGSFMAGFSHPLFGTDHILAMLAVGLWASLLATRKALWQVPAAFVGTMFAGFLAAMAGVPLLFVEPVILASVIVIGLLAAVALSVPVPAAMAMVGFFAFFHGYAHGGEIGAAGATIYALGFSLATAILHAAGIGFGIWLGRAFGARSGRTVARIAGGLAATGGILLALGA
- a CDS encoding urease subunit gamma codes for the protein MHLTPREKDKLLIAMAAQVARRRLERGVKLNHPEAVALISDFVVEGARDGRSVADLMEAGAHVVTRGQVMEGVAEMIHDVQVEATFPDGVKLVTVHEPIR
- a CDS encoding glutathione S-transferase family protein, with amino-acid sequence MYKAVGSRGSRVSRVLWMLEELGEPYEFSEVKIRSPEAYALNPSGKVPMLIDGDLVITDSAAICCYLAEKHADKGMGPEPGLAGRAEMDSWMFFIQSELEAPLWNKLRHRFLLPEKLRVDVGPATAFDFGNEIKALDRRLDGRNYALGDRFSAVDVMLGDIGSWARGGKFAVESDRVNAYFDRVLARPARARSQANGGSF
- a CDS encoding DUF3995 domain-containing protein gives rise to the protein MILIAFALAAVLFAIAALHAYWGIGGVWPGEDERSCARAIAGFKGIERMPSTAASFAVVAALLVAALVALSLAGAVVLPVPSAFAMIAGAGAMLVFLGRGVAGFTPAWRRLTPEQPFATLDVRYYSPLCLAIGAGFLLLIFKGYFA
- a CDS encoding DUF1272 domain-containing protein, with the translated sequence MLALRPNCECCDKGLPPDAPDAMICTFECTFCTDCATGVLAGVCPNCGGNFSPRPIRPAHLLKKFPPSDKRVLKAEGCAPAGRAA